Proteins from one Armatimonadota bacterium genomic window:
- a CDS encoding GNAT family N-acetyltransferase — protein MDCDASRIDFDRVHAWLTAAYWSPGVSRERVERAAAGSSLLVGAYFGGVQAGYLRVVSDRATFAWICDVWVDKPHRQQGLARAMVRFALDHPEHKGLRRWVLATRDAHRVYAACGFEPLPSPERWMVRQPAQTSC, from the coding sequence CTGGATTGTGATGCGTCGCGGATCGACTTCGATCGCGTTCATGCGTGGCTCACTGCGGCGTACTGGTCGCCGGGTGTAAGCCGGGAACGCGTGGAGCGCGCGGCCGCGGGCAGTTCGCTGCTGGTCGGCGCCTATTTCGGCGGGGTACAGGCCGGCTACCTGCGCGTGGTGTCCGACCGGGCGACGTTCGCGTGGATTTGTGACGTTTGGGTCGACAAGCCGCACCGCCAGCAGGGCCTCGCCCGCGCCATGGTCCGTTTTGCGCTGGATCATCCGGAGCATAAGGGACTGCGCCGCTGGGTGCTGGCAACGCGCGACGCGCATCGTGTGTACGCCGCTTGCGGGTTTGAGCCGCTGCCCTCGCCGGAGCGATGGATGGTGCGCCAGCCGGCGCAGACGTCGTGCTGA
- a CDS encoding VanW family protein — MAAETRTGRRMPASITRLGGGALLTAFAVGGALVALAFRGRGAMHRLPAHVQASQVDMDAFTKRMNGAKVLLNNPVTGAWITRTCAAMGLTVRAQPSEDTRSAGAPAQAAWSISGAVDNARLDAALHKLSLITDRPFRNPRLALAADGEMHTAPGADGVALDVRDTSQRVAAAWQVYVNQASTTLGANSIGAVPSQTSPPAPITAQQAAPHIGVVMAMVKTRPTLQTSDLKLIDGLLGRYTTRYGGSSPNRKSNIALAARHINGTTLAPGQIFSYNNVVGPRIEQDGFKTAPVIIKGELVPGMGGGVCQVSSTLYNAVLLADLKVVRRAHHAFPVHYLPPGRDATVAWGSIDFRFANSMATPICIFASAWHNRLTFSIYGKKQAGRDVDIELADRSVQPVAVERVKDPALPPGRVVVKDKGHPSIHVTVYRVTRENGEVVSRQLISRDHYRMFPRILLVGSAPAPQPHPALPQTPPQQPLVPPVRPGQ; from the coding sequence TTGGCAGCTGAAACCAGAACCGGCCGGCGGATGCCGGCATCCATAACGCGCTTAGGGGGCGGCGCGCTGTTGACCGCCTTTGCGGTGGGCGGCGCACTTGTTGCGTTGGCGTTCCGCGGGCGCGGTGCCATGCACCGGCTGCCGGCGCATGTGCAGGCCTCGCAAGTGGACATGGATGCCTTCACCAAACGGATGAACGGCGCTAAAGTGCTGCTGAATAACCCGGTGACGGGCGCCTGGATCACTCGGACCTGCGCCGCCATGGGTCTTACCGTACGAGCCCAGCCATCCGAGGACACGCGGTCGGCCGGGGCGCCCGCCCAGGCAGCATGGAGCATCTCCGGCGCGGTTGACAACGCGCGCCTGGACGCCGCGCTCCATAAGCTCTCGCTAATTACGGACCGGCCATTTCGCAACCCGAGACTAGCCCTCGCCGCCGATGGCGAGATGCACACGGCGCCCGGCGCTGACGGCGTCGCGCTGGACGTGCGCGACACCAGTCAGCGCGTTGCTGCGGCATGGCAGGTGTACGTTAACCAGGCATCCACAACGCTCGGCGCCAATTCTATCGGCGCAGTTCCATCCCAGACTTCGCCACCGGCGCCGATCACCGCTCAGCAAGCGGCGCCACACATTGGTGTTGTAATGGCAATGGTAAAAACGCGTCCCACGCTGCAGACCTCCGACCTGAAACTGATCGACGGCCTCCTGGGGCGGTATACCACGCGCTATGGTGGCAGCTCGCCAAACCGCAAGAGCAACATCGCTCTTGCCGCGCGGCACATCAACGGCACGACATTGGCTCCCGGTCAGATATTCTCGTATAACAACGTGGTGGGGCCACGTATCGAGCAGGATGGCTTCAAGACTGCGCCGGTGATCATTAAAGGCGAGCTGGTTCCGGGCATGGGCGGCGGTGTTTGCCAGGTCTCGAGTACGCTTTACAACGCGGTGCTGTTGGCCGACTTGAAGGTGGTGCGGCGCGCTCATCACGCCTTTCCGGTCCATTACTTGCCACCGGGCCGTGATGCAACCGTTGCGTGGGGTTCGATCGATTTCCGCTTTGCGAACAGTATGGCGACGCCGATCTGTATTTTCGCTTCGGCGTGGCACAACCGGCTGACGTTCAGCATCTATGGCAAGAAGCAGGCTGGGCGCGACGTGGACATCGAGTTGGCAGATAGGTCGGTGCAGCCGGTCGCCGTAGAGCGGGTGAAAGACCCGGCGCTTCCGCCGGGGCGCGTCGTGGTAAAAGACAAGGGTCACCCCTCCATCCATGTAACGGTCTACCGGGTAACACGTGAGAATGGCGAGGTAGTGAGCCGCCAGCTGATTTCCCGCGATCACTACCGAATGTTTCCACGTATCCTGCTGGTCGGTTCGGCACCGGCCCCACAGCCACATCCCGCGTTGCCCCAAACTCCTCCCCAACAGCCCCTCGTGCCGCCGGTTCGGCCGGGCCAGTAG
- the cysE gene encoding serine O-acetyltransferase, translated as MIALLREDIKTVIAKDPAARTVPEVLTYPGLHALWAHRFAHRLWAWRLRFIARVISQINRAVTGVEIHPGAVIGRRFFLDHGSGVVIGETTEIGDDVLLYHQVTLGGTSMERTKRHPTLGNGVLVGMGAKILGPVTIGDHSRIGANAVVNKDVPANSTVVGIPGRIVVQNGLRLGDGGTELPQVMDNVINRVDPQDETIRELRARLELLEQHSEKLEELIAQMERDPGRETGETTRGTGVFNSQATRL; from the coding sequence CTGATCGCCCTCCTCCGCGAGGACATAAAGACCGTAATTGCCAAGGACCCGGCTGCGCGCACTGTGCCGGAGGTTCTTACCTATCCGGGCCTGCACGCGCTGTGGGCGCACCGATTTGCCCATCGGCTTTGGGCTTGGCGCCTACGCTTTATCGCCCGCGTCATCTCCCAGATCAACCGGGCGGTCACAGGTGTTGAGATACATCCCGGCGCCGTGATCGGGCGTCGTTTCTTTTTGGACCATGGCAGTGGCGTGGTCATCGGCGAGACCACCGAAATCGGCGATGACGTGCTGCTGTACCATCAGGTGACGCTGGGCGGCACCAGCATGGAGCGTACGAAACGGCATCCGACACTTGGCAATGGCGTACTTGTAGGCATGGGGGCCAAGATACTTGGACCGGTGACGATTGGCGATCACAGCCGAATCGGCGCCAACGCGGTTGTTAACAAAGATGTTCCGGCAAACTCCACCGTGGTGGGTATACCGGGCCGAATTGTAGTGCAGAACGGCCTGCGACTTGGCGACGGCGGAACCGAGCTGCCTCAGGTAATGGACAACGTTATAAACCGGGTGGATCCGCAGGACGAAACCATCCGTGAACTACGCGCGCGGCTGGAGTTGTTGGAGCAGCACAGCGAAAAACTGGAGGAGCTTATCGCGCAGATGGAGCGAGATCCTGGTCGTGAAACCGGCGAAACCACACGCGGCACCGGCGTGTTTAACTCGCAGGCCACACGGTTATGA
- a CDS encoding phytanoyl-CoA dioxygenase family protein — MTAALGAAWADTQTVSSASADEVSFYRTEGYVQLGRIFTTAEMADLRLHVDEMIAALPEGKRPETLDVPHFEDPWLFRYLAHPRVLDVIESFIGPDIVLWSSHFIAKPMGDGKSVPWHTDGAYWNGRLEPMEVITLWLAVDPSTRENGCMRVIPRSHTALQAHIDSYVPVDGSTNVFSSRIPPELIDESAAVDLQLQVGESHFHGAWTIHGSNANHSNMRRCGYTMRYMPANVVHQRKGWNNSHRIYLLRGSDRTGGRNDFAPVPQID, encoded by the coding sequence ATGACAGCAGCCCTGGGGGCCGCGTGGGCGGATACTCAAACCGTTTCGTCGGCCTCAGCCGACGAAGTTTCGTTCTACCGTACTGAGGGATACGTACAGCTTGGGCGGATATTCACCACAGCAGAGATGGCCGATCTGCGTCTGCATGTGGATGAAATGATTGCAGCGCTGCCGGAGGGAAAGCGCCCCGAGACCCTGGACGTGCCCCACTTTGAGGATCCATGGCTCTTTCGGTACCTGGCGCACCCACGCGTTCTTGACGTGATTGAGTCCTTCATCGGTCCCGACATTGTGCTCTGGTCCAGTCACTTCATCGCCAAACCTATGGGAGACGGCAAGTCCGTGCCCTGGCACACGGATGGCGCCTACTGGAATGGCCGGCTGGAACCCATGGAGGTGATCACGCTGTGGCTGGCCGTTGACCCCTCAACACGGGAGAACGGCTGCATGCGCGTCATTCCGAGGTCGCACACCGCTCTTCAGGCCCACATCGATAGCTATGTGCCGGTGGATGGCAGCACCAACGTTTTTTCGTCCCGTATTCCACCGGAACTGATCGATGAGTCGGCGGCGGTCGACCTGCAGCTGCAGGTCGGCGAGAGTCATTTTCACGGCGCCTGGACCATTCACGGGTCAAATGCCAATCACTCCAATATGCGCCGATGCGGGTACACCATGCGATATATGCCGGCAAATGTCGTGCACCAGCGCAAGGGCTGGAACAATTCGCATCGAATCTATCTGCTTCGCGGCAGCGACCGAACCGGCGGCCGGAATGACTTCGCGCCGGTCCCGCAGATCGACTGA